From the genome of Eucalyptus grandis isolate ANBG69807.140 chromosome 2, ASM1654582v1, whole genome shotgun sequence, one region includes:
- the LOC120290561 gene encoding uncharacterized protein LOC120290561 — MWDNNFPKELMREAVKGRQVELFRLVNAYNRIPKLSDDIFTNRELMEAVVEWSPRCVSADVPGAAFLLQKELQWFKALEHRSDPSFKTLKFKVLENRGDPSFRSLKLVETKERGGKTYWEIFLEQRQDLLKEAGEWMKNTSSSSCSLIATLIIAVAIAAAFTVPGGYDNSTGIPIFLKNDSFMIFAFADALALFSSVTATLMFLAIVTPCYTFEDILHWLPRKMIMGITSLFLSLAFTLVAFSSALTIILSERFKWIYILMTLLAAIPVCFFLYVQSPLYVEMVKSIYWHRLYHPLKPRKKRGWDFFNFIFEPKRHEDYTMMTLNFESCY, encoded by the exons ATGTGGGACAACAATTTCCCAAAAGAATTGATGAGAGAAGCTGTGAAGGGACGACAAGTTGAGTTATTTAGACTAGTGAACGCATACAACAGAATTCCAAAACTGAGTGATGACATTTTTACGAACCGCGAACTGATGGAGGCAGTAGTAGAATGGTCACCAAGATGTGTATCAGCAGATGTTCCTGGAGCagcttttcttttgcagaaGGAACTTCAGTGGTTCAAG GCACTGGAACATAGGAGTGATCCTTCCTTTAAAACTCTGAAATTTAAG GTACTGGAAAATAGGGGTGATCCTTCTTTTAGAAGTCTTAAATTGGTAGAAACGAAAGAAAGGGGAGGGAAAACATActgggaaatttttttagagcAGCGTCAAGATTTGCTTAAAGAGGCAGGAGAGTGGATGAAgaatacatcatcatcatcttgtagCCTCATTGCAACTCTCATTATTGCAGTAGCAATCGCTGCAGCTTTCACAGTTCCTGGGGGCTACGACAACAGTACGGGGATCCCAATTTTTCTAAAGAATGACTCATTCATGATATTCGCATTTGCAGACGCTCTCGCTCTCTTCTCCTCTGTCACTGCCACTCTGATGTTCTTGGCCATTGTTACTCCATGCTACACGTTCGAAGATATTCTCCACTGGCTTCCAAGAAAGATGATAATGGGCATcacttctctcttcctctctttggcCTTTACGTTGGTGGCGTTCAGCTCTGCTCTTACGATCATCCTCAGCGAAAGATTTAAATGGATTTACATCCTAATGACCTTGTTGGCTGCCATCCCTGTTTGTTTTTTCCTATACGTACAGTCTCCCTTGTACGTTGAAATGGTCAAATCCATCTATTGGCATCGCCTCTACCATCCACTGAAGCCTAGGAAGAAAAGAGGGTGGgacttcttcaatttcattttcgaaCCAAAGCGTCATGAGGATTATACAATGATGACTCTTAATTTTGAATCATGTTACTGA